The Candidatus Krumholzibacteriia bacterium genome includes the window ATTTCGAGGGCATTGGCGACGTCGAGCAGCTCGGAGATGGTCTTCCCCTTCAGCTCGGCGATATCCATTCTTTTTGCTCCAATAGAGGACACGATGGCGGGGTCGGGTGCTTAACTAACCCGAATGGTAGGAGGTTCGTACTGTCAACGGAGACAACGCTCCGCCGTTGAATTGATTACTCATCAGCCACATGGGCAGGGATTGTTTCAAGTCCGGGATTCTCAGGTATTCGCTTTGAGAGTAACAACCTGGGTGTGTTTCGAGGCGTCGCCCGGGGAGGACCGCCACACCACCGGGCCGGGAGGAATGCAAGTCGCGTTCCACTCGGCCCGGTGGCGGGTGTGCCTTCGGCTATTGCTGGGCCTTCATCTCCGCCTCGCGGAGTTCCGCGAAGCGCTTGCCCGCCTGGGCCGCCTTGTCCTTTTCGCCCAGTTCCCCGTAGGACTGCGCCAGCAACTGCCAGCCGCGTGAATCCTCTGGCCTCAACTGGACGAACTTCTCGCCCCAAAGGGCCGAGTTTGAAAAATCCTTCTGTGCGTAATAGGCCACCACGATGTTGAAGGTGGTGGTGGGCTCATCCGGCTGCAATTCGAGCGCCTTCTCGTAGTACGAGATGGCCTCGGTGATCGCGGCGGGATCCTCCGTGCGCTGATTGTAGAGCGCCACGCCGACGTTGTAATAGACGTCGAAGTCCTCCGCGCCCACCTTGGCGCGCGCCTCAGACGCCATCTTCAGGAAGATCGACGCGCCCTTCCACTCCTGGCGATTCAACAGGTCCATGCCGATGCCCTGAATGACCTCGTAGCTGGCCGGATCCTCGTCGATGAGTCGCTGGAAGCGGTTCTCGGCCTCGTCCTCGCGGCCCATCGCCACCAGCTGGCTGCCGGCAAGCTGCAGCGCGCGCGGGTAGTTGGCGTCGCTGGGGTTCGACAGTTCGAGCACCTTGTCGGCCGCGTCGAGCGCCTTCTGGTGATAGGTGGAGTCGTCCTCGGCAAGGCGATCGTACGCCACACCGAGGTTGTAGTACGCGTTGGCCTGTGTGGGATCCGACTGCGTCGCCAGGTCGAACT containing:
- a CDS encoding tetratricopeptide repeat protein, whose amino-acid sequence is MIRVRFLVSMLILAAAVAVGCQSVATTSAKLRNQEGNYDLAIQLAKEGLAANPNDAEAHFQLGYSYSQLDSVALAYEHFMKAAELDPKKVPNCKDNIQSNFAKHYKLGQSAFNRQDYKAAAGEFDLATQSDPTQANAYYNLGVAYDRLAEDDSTYHQKALDAADKVLELSNPSDANYPRALQLAGSQLVAMGREDEAENRFQRLIDEDPASYEVIQGIGMDLLNRQEWKGASIFLKMASEARAKVGAEDFDVYYNVGVALYNQRTEDPAAITEAISYYEKALELQPDEPTTTFNIVVAYYAQKDFSNSALWGEKFVQLRPEDSRGWQLLAQSYGELGEKDKAAQAGKRFAELREAEMKAQQ